The nucleotide window CGAGGAGCTGACGGCCGGACTGCTCGACGACCTGGACCGCGCGGCCTCGCGGGGCGGGGGAGTCGCCGATCTGCGCACCCACTTCGCGCTGCCGCTGCCGATGGGTGTCATCGGCGAACTGCTGGGCGTGGACGCCGTGTTCCGCGACCGGCTGCACCACCTGTCGAACCAGGTCGTCGCCACGGACCTCGGCCCCGAACGGGCGCTCGCCGCCAACCGGGAACTGGTCGCCGTGCTCGGCGCGGTCGTCGCGGCCAGGACCGAGCGGCCGGGCGACGACCTCACCAGCGCGCTGATCGCCGTCCGCGACCAGGGCGGCGACCGGCTCGACGACGGCGAACTCCTCGGCACCCTGGTGCTGATGATCATCGCCGGGCACGAGACCACCCTGAACCTCGTCACCAACGCCGTACGCGCCCTGTGCGGCCACCGCGACCAGCTGGAACTGGTCCGGCAGGGCGGGGCGAGCTGGGCGGACGTGGTCGAGGAGACCCTGCGCTGGGACGCGCCGGTCAGCTACTTCCCCTTCCGCTACCCGGTGAGCGACCTGACGGTCGGCGGCACCGTCGTCCCCCGGGGCACGCCCGTCCTCGCCGGCTACTCGGCCGCCGGCCGTGACCGGGCCGCGCACGGCCCCGACGCCGACCGCTTCGACGTCACCAGGCCCGGCAGGCCCGGCGCCACCCGGCACCTGTCCCTGGGCCACGGCGCCCACTACTGCCTCGGCGCCCCGCTGGCCCGCATGGAGTCCGCCATCGCCCTGGAACGGCTGTTCACCCGCTTCCCCGACCTCGATCTCGCGGTGCCGGAGTCCGGCCTCACGCACCACTGCGGCTTCGTGGGCAACAGCGTCCGGGCGCTCCCCGTACGGGTGTCGCCGGACGTCCGGATGTCATCGAGGGGGTGACCGCCGCTCCGTCACGGCGCCAGCTCGAAGACGCCGTAGCCGAACGCCTCCGCGGTGAGCGTGCCGTCGCAGGTGTCCACTCCGCGGACTTCGAGGGGCCGGCCGGGGCGGAGCTCCCCGAGAGGACAACTCGTCGGCCGCTGACAGGGGTTGACGACGACGAGGTACCGCCCGCCGCGTACGTGCACGAACGGGTAGCCCGCGTGCACGACCTCCACCGAGCCGTCCGGGCCGAGTTCGGGGGTCGCGGTGCGCAGGGCGATGAGACGGCGGACGAGATGCAGGAGGGACGTGTCGTCGGCGCGCTGGGCCGCAACGGTGGGGCGGCCGGGATCCGGGTCGACCGGCAGGTAGGGGTGCCCGGACGTGGAGAAGCCGGCGTTCGGGCCCTCGTCCCACTGCATCGGCGTACGGGAGCCGGCCCGGTTGTAGCGGGGTCCGAGCACGCTGCCCTCGGTGTCGGGCAGGTCCGGGACGTACCGCATGCCGATCTCGTCACCGTAGTAGATGGCCGGCAGGGTGGGCCAGGTGAGCTGGAAGACGAAGGCCACCGGGAGCTGTTCGGCCGAGCGGGGACCGCAGTTGAGGCGGGAGAAGTCGTGGTTGGCGGTGGGCAGCGAGATGAAGCCGCTGCTGCCGAGGGCCGTCGACGCCTGCCTCCACGCCTCCACGAAGGGGCGCGGCGAGCCCTTGCCGCTCGGGTCGAAGAAGCAGTCGAGCGGGTCCCAGTCGAGGTTGACGGTCCCGGAGCCGTTGCTCCACAGCGAGCGCAGCGCGAGACCGTCCGAGGGGCCGCCGAACTGCAGGAAGAAGTCCGTGTGGAACCCCGCGGGGACGGACACCTCCGGCTCGCCCCACTCCGAGAGCAGCACCGCGTCCGGGTGCGTACGGTCCAGCCAGTGCCGCAGCTCGGTCCAGATCCTGCTGGTCTCCGCTTTGTCCGGGTCGTCCTTGACGAGCGAGGCGGCCATGTCGACGCGGAAGCCCGACAGACCGAGGCCCAGCCAGTGGTCCATGATGGTGCGCAGCGCCTCCCGGTTGGCGCGCGGCCCCTGTGCGTCCACCGGCTGACGCCACGGCTCGGCCGGATTCTCACGCGCGTAACCGAAGTTGAGGGCGGGTTGGAAGGCGAAGAAGTTGGGCAGGTACGCGCCCGGCCTGCTGCCGGGCGAGG belongs to Streptomyces sp. V3I8 and includes:
- a CDS encoding cytochrome P450 translates to MDSTAAAPSGGASGTSGAPHPLAPAGGCPHAGNARLLARGAVAPVVLPGGVDGMAVLGHEALKEFLAHPQVAKDAVHFTALREGRIPAGWPLATFATVRGMSTADGDDHRRLRSLVGKAFTARRVEELRPRVEELTAGLLDDLDRAASRGGGVADLRTHFALPLPMGVIGELLGVDAVFRDRLHHLSNQVVATDLGPERALAANRELVAVLGAVVAARTERPGDDLTSALIAVRDQGGDRLDDGELLGTLVLMIIAGHETTLNLVTNAVRALCGHRDQLELVRQGGASWADVVEETLRWDAPVSYFPFRYPVSDLTVGGTVVPRGTPVLAGYSAAGRDRAAHGPDADRFDVTRPGRPGATRHLSLGHGAHYCLGAPLARMESAIALERLFTRFPDLDLAVPESGLTHHCGFVGNSVRALPVRVSPDVRMSSRG
- a CDS encoding alpha-amylase family glycosyl hydrolase, with protein sequence MTSFRPAPAWLSDAVFYQIYPQSFADSNGDGIGDFAGIAERLDHLAWLGVNTVWLNPCFVSPFRDAGYDVADYLNVAPRYGSNDDLAKLVEQAGRRGIRVLLDLVAGHTSDRHPWFTASADDPADHRYIWTPQGRPEGFVASPGSRPGAYLPNFFAFQPALNFGYARENPAEPWRQPVDAQGPRANREALRTIMDHWLGLGLSGFRVDMAASLVKDDPDKAETSRIWTELRHWLDRTHPDAVLLSEWGEPEVSVPAGFHTDFFLQFGGPSDGLALRSLWSNGSGTVNLDWDPLDCFFDPSGKGSPRPFVEAWRQASTALGSSGFISLPTANHDFSRLNCGPRSAEQLPVAFVFQLTWPTLPAIYYGDEIGMRYVPDLPDTEGSVLGPRYNRAGSRTPMQWDEGPNAGFSTSGHPYLPVDPDPGRPTVAAQRADDTSLLHLVRRLIALRTATPELGPDGSVEVVHAGYPFVHVRGGRYLVVVNPCQRPTSCPLGELRPGRPLEVRGVDTCDGTLTAEAFGYGVFELAP